From Xiphophorus hellerii strain 12219 chromosome 6, Xiphophorus_hellerii-4.1, whole genome shotgun sequence, the proteins below share one genomic window:
- the LOC116722217 gene encoding LOW QUALITY PROTEIN: alanine aminotransferase 2 (The sequence of the model RefSeq protein was modified relative to this genomic sequence to represent the inferred CDS: deleted 3 bases in 3 codons): MSVLQEFSSNVRNIKQMEYFVLFRRTNQIKEELRQGVRKSYREVIDVSWGDPHRAGVKPLSFVRQVLAACLYPQLMDGDKLMVDVKQRAQRLLKTCAGGSVGSYSDTAGIPQIIQSVSEYILRRDGGVPCHPENIYITSGSQWALTNILKVLVNSEASPRTGVLIPVPCHSTTIVSLTALGAVAVPYYLSEERGWALEVEKLQQALDSAKGVCNPVALYIINPGNPAGYVQSRKCIQEVIHFAAEKKLFLLADEVYQDCVYGKESEFVSYKRALAEIGAPLSDTVELASFHTASKGLMGECGLRTGYVELVNLDPAVMKYINNLFSTNSCPVLGQVALDVMVNPPQPGDPSYPLYLKETQHIRASLAENVRRVEEVINSFPSFSCQSLEGGAFAFPRVFLPPKAIAKAKEAGLQPDTFYCMRLLEEAGVLFSPGTEYGQMEGTYHIRFCIMTPTDTMEEILKRLSAFHKQFMREFA; the protein is encoded by the exons ATGTCTGTCCTGCAGGAGTTCAGCTCAAAtgtaagaaatataaaacagatggagtactttgttttgttcaggCGGACCAACCAGATAAAGGAGGAGCTCAGACAG GGAGTAAGAAAGTCCTACAGAGAGGTGATTGATGTCTCCTGGGGTGACCCACACAGGGCAGGTGTGAAACCTCTTTCTTTTGTAAGACAG GTTCTTGCAGCTTGTCTCTACCCTCAGCTTATGGATGGAGACAAGCTGATGGTGGATGTCAAGCAGAGGGCTCAGCGG CTGCTGAAAACATGTGCGGGAGGGAGTGTAG GTTCTTACTCTGACACAGCAGGAATACCACAAATAATTCAGAGCGTCTCCGAATACATTCTGAGACGGGATGGAGGGGTTCCATGTCACCCTGAAAACATTTACATCACC TCAGGCTCACAGTGGGCACTCACG aacattttaaaggtcTTGGTGAATTCTGAGGCCTCACCCAGAACTGGAGTGCTGATCCCAGTGCCGTGCCACTCCACCACGATTGTATCCCTAACGGCTCTGGGAGCGGTGGCGGTTCCCTATTACCTCAGTGAGGAGCGGGGCTGGGCGCTGGAGGTGGAGAAGCTGCAGCAAGCTTTGGACTCTGCAAAGGGAGTTTGCAACCCGGTTGCTCTGTATATCATCAACCCTGGGAACCCAGCCG GTTATGTTCAAAGCAGGAAATGCATTCAAGAGGTGATCCATTTTGCTGCAGAGAAGAAGCTTTTTCTTCTAGCTGATGAG GTGTATCAGGACTGTGTTTATGGGAAGGAAAGTGAGTTTGTCTCTTATAAAAGAGCTCTGGCTGAGATTGGGGCTCCTCTGTCCGACACAGTGGAACTAGCATCCTTCCACACGGCCTCAAAAGGCCTCATGGGAGA GTGTGGTCTACGTACTGGGTACGTTGAGCTTGTGAACCTTGACCCTGCTGTAATGAAGTACATCAACAATCTATTCTCCACCAACTCCTGTCCCGTTTTGGGACAGGTTGCCTTGGATGTGATGGTGAATCCTCCACAACCAGGAGACCCCTCATACCCTCTCTATTTGAAG GAGACACAGCACATCAGGGCCTCGTTAGCTGAAAACGTG AGGAGGGTGGAAGAAGTCATCAACAGCTTCCCTAGTTTTAGCTGCCAATCACTGGAAGGAGGAGCATTTGCATTCCCAAGAGTGTTTCTTCCACCCAAAGCCATTGCGAAAGCCAAG GAGGCTGGACTGCAACCAGACACATTTTACTGCATGAGACTTCTGGAGGAGGCAGGAGTGTTGTTTAGTCCTGGGACTGAATATGGACAAATGGAGGGCACCTACCACATCAG ATTTTGCATCATGACCCCCACAGACACCATGGAAGAAATACTGAAACGTTTGAGCGCCTTTCACAAACAGTTTATGAGGGAGTTTGcatga